The following coding sequences are from one Gossypium hirsutum isolate 1008001.06 chromosome A12, Gossypium_hirsutum_v2.1, whole genome shotgun sequence window:
- the LOC107920286 gene encoding RING-H2 finger protein ATL54 isoform X1 — protein MPDLDLPLPGSACKCQGRENKSGPCNQPCGNNHKPLPRPTPQALPPGQKHDEQSLLVTGFTVVASMLSSALLLCIFFALVRLYFNKRTNHSRRRSLPVVFFGTQDDFFLDEDQIPQVDNPIWYINTVGLQQSVIDSITVFKYKKYDGLIEGTECSVCLNEFQENESLRLLPKCSHGFHLPCIDTWLRSHQNCPLCRAPVVSETMIAHTSEPGPNSIDSGSSNETPVENDVGEGGISEEMRTCRIEDEDNWENSRKILGHSDSNILTDIDGIQEEIQATRRSVSLDLSSAMEIAGEATAKHKHRGSLDTELQQLKCSTGKIAVKRSRGGSSICKLMKSSSIRRSLTKGPVSMKRSFSSGGIFLFSKRTKCQGSILPL, from the coding sequence ATGCCTGATTTAGATCTACCTCTACCAGGATCAGCATGTAAGTGTCAGGGAAGAGAAAACAAATCCGGCCCCTGTAATCAACCTTGTGGAAACAACCATAAGCCACTGCCAAGGCCTACGCCACAAGCGCTACCACCAGGTCAGAAGCATGATGAGCAAAGCTTGTTGGTTACTGGCTTCACAGTAGTGGCAAGCATGCTAAGTTCCGCTCTTCTACTATGTATTTTCTTTGCACTTGTTAGATTGTATTTTAACAAGAGGACCAATCATTCAAGGAGAAGAAGTTTGCCCGTTGTTTTTTTCGGTACTCAAGATGACTTTTTCCTTGATGAAGATCAAATACCACAAGTAGATAACCCCATATGGTACATCAATACTGTTGGTCTCCAACAGTCGGTCATTGATTCCATCACAGTTTTCAAGTATAAAAAATATGATGGGTTGATTGAAGGGACCGAGTGTTCTGTTTGCTTGAACGAGTTCCAAGAAAATGAAAGCCTCAGGCTTTTGCCCAAGTGCAGCCATGGTTTTCACCTTCCTTGTATCGACACTTGGTTACGGTCACATCAAAACTGCCCATTGTGTCGCGCCCCTGTTGTTTCCGAAACCATGATTGCTCATACCAGTGAACCGGGGCCTAATTCCATTGATTCAGGTTCGAGCAATGAAACCCCGGTAGAAAACGATGTCGGTGAAGGTGGAATCAGTGAAGAAATGAGAACTTGTAGGATTGAAGATGAAGACAATTGGGAAAATTCTAGGAAAATTTTGGGTCATTCTGATTCAAATATCTTAACCGATATAGACGGGATTCAAGAAGAGATTCAAGCGACGAGGAGGTCAGTTTCATTGGATTTATCTTCTGCCATGGAAATAGCTGGTGAAGCAACTGCGAAGCATAAACATCGTGGAAGTTTAGATACTGAATTACAACAGTtaaagtgttcaacgggaaagaTTGCTGTGAAGCGAAGCAGAGGAGGTTCAAGCATATGCAAGCTGATGAAAAGCTCTTCAATAAGGAGATCTTTAACCAAGGGGCCTGTTTCCATGAAAAGATCTTTCTCATCTGGTGGAATATTCTTATTCTCCAAAAGAACTAAATGCCAAGGTTCGATCCTTCCCTTGTGA
- the LOC107920286 gene encoding RING-H2 finger protein ATL54 isoform X2, with product MLSSALLLCIFFALVRLYFNKRTNHSRRRSLPVVFFGTQDDFFLDEDQIPQVDNPIWYINTVGLQQSVIDSITVFKYKKYDGLIEGTECSVCLNEFQENESLRLLPKCSHGFHLPCIDTWLRSHQNCPLCRAPVVSETMIAHTSEPGPNSIDSGSSNETPVENDVGEGGISEEMRTCRIEDEDNWENSRKILGHSDSNILTDIDGIQEEIQATRRSVSLDLSSAMEIAGEATAKHKHRGSLDTELQQLKCSTGKIAVKRSRGGSSICKLMKSSSIRRSLTKGPVSMKRSFSSGGIFLFSKRTKCQGSILPL from the coding sequence ATGCTAAGTTCCGCTCTTCTACTATGTATTTTCTTTGCACTTGTTAGATTGTATTTTAACAAGAGGACCAATCATTCAAGGAGAAGAAGTTTGCCCGTTGTTTTTTTCGGTACTCAAGATGACTTTTTCCTTGATGAAGATCAAATACCACAAGTAGATAACCCCATATGGTACATCAATACTGTTGGTCTCCAACAGTCGGTCATTGATTCCATCACAGTTTTCAAGTATAAAAAATATGATGGGTTGATTGAAGGGACCGAGTGTTCTGTTTGCTTGAACGAGTTCCAAGAAAATGAAAGCCTCAGGCTTTTGCCCAAGTGCAGCCATGGTTTTCACCTTCCTTGTATCGACACTTGGTTACGGTCACATCAAAACTGCCCATTGTGTCGCGCCCCTGTTGTTTCCGAAACCATGATTGCTCATACCAGTGAACCGGGGCCTAATTCCATTGATTCAGGTTCGAGCAATGAAACCCCGGTAGAAAACGATGTCGGTGAAGGTGGAATCAGTGAAGAAATGAGAACTTGTAGGATTGAAGATGAAGACAATTGGGAAAATTCTAGGAAAATTTTGGGTCATTCTGATTCAAATATCTTAACCGATATAGACGGGATTCAAGAAGAGATTCAAGCGACGAGGAGGTCAGTTTCATTGGATTTATCTTCTGCCATGGAAATAGCTGGTGAAGCAACTGCGAAGCATAAACATCGTGGAAGTTTAGATACTGAATTACAACAGTtaaagtgttcaacgggaaagaTTGCTGTGAAGCGAAGCAGAGGAGGTTCAAGCATATGCAAGCTGATGAAAAGCTCTTCAATAAGGAGATCTTTAACCAAGGGGCCTGTTTCCATGAAAAGATCTTTCTCATCTGGTGGAATATTCTTATTCTCCAAAAGAACTAAATGCCAAGGTTCGATCCTTCCCTTGTGA